Proteins encoded in a region of the Myxococcales bacterium genome:
- a CDS encoding response regulator, whose amino-acid sequence MPQTRHILLVEDEQTLRLAMARGLSKLPGVKVSDAGTVKEAKRLLVVVSPDLLISDLDLPDGSGIEVAAELERVGLRVPVVFVSAFVGKYRHRLPTRGDVEVYEKPIGLDRLRAVVEEKLELGDAAPSSPFGVADYVQLAGMGRHSVVIEVRSMGGQGRLVINGGELWSAEDRLGSGMDALRRLVFLGAAQVTCRTLRKKELPTRDIGRSAESVLLEVAKAFDEAERDSANGDAALDDGWGDTFAAPAGARRSSRPPGATKSWRPASARPPAMRAPSVRPPPMRAAFSATEAPTKESPRHDAVTFAAEFERGVDALLAKDYAGAFVAFSEAARLSPDDRRVVANLERLRKMGFS is encoded by the coding sequence ATGCCGCAGACTCGCCACATTCTCCTCGTCGAGGACGAGCAGACCCTGCGGCTCGCCATGGCTCGGGGGCTCTCCAAGCTCCCGGGCGTGAAGGTGTCCGACGCGGGCACGGTGAAGGAGGCGAAGCGCCTCCTCGTGGTCGTGTCGCCCGACCTCCTGATCTCCGACCTCGACCTCCCGGATGGCTCGGGCATCGAGGTCGCGGCGGAGCTCGAGCGCGTGGGCCTCCGCGTGCCCGTCGTGTTCGTGTCGGCGTTCGTCGGAAAGTACAGACATCGACTCCCGACACGCGGCGACGTCGAGGTGTACGAAAAGCCGATAGGGTTGGACCGCCTCCGCGCGGTCGTCGAGGAGAAGCTCGAGCTCGGCGATGCCGCGCCGAGCTCCCCCTTCGGGGTCGCCGACTACGTGCAGCTCGCGGGGATGGGGCGCCATTCGGTGGTCATCGAGGTGCGGTCGATGGGCGGCCAGGGCCGCCTCGTGATCAACGGCGGAGAGCTGTGGAGCGCCGAGGACCGGCTGGGCTCCGGCATGGACGCGCTCCGCAGGCTCGTGTTTCTGGGCGCCGCTCAGGTCACCTGTCGCACCCTTCGGAAGAAGGAGCTCCCGACCCGCGACATCGGTCGATCGGCCGAGAGCGTGCTGCTCGAGGTGGCGAAGGCGTTTGATGAGGCCGAGCGGGACTCGGCCAACGGAGATGCGGCCCTGGACGACGGGTGGGGGGACACGTTCGCCGCCCCCGCGGGCGCCCGGCGTTCGTCGCGTCCGCCGGGCGCGACCAAGTCGTGGCGCCCAGCCTCGGCGCGCCCCCCCGCGATGCGCGCACCCTCGGTCCGTCCGCCGCCGATGCGGGCGGCGTTCTCCGCGACCGAAGCCCCTACGAAGGAGTCTCCGAGGCACGACGCGGTCACGTTCGCCGCGGAGTTCGAGCGAGGCGTCGACGCGCTGCTCGCGAAGGACTATGCCGGAGCGTTCGTGGCGTTCTCGGAAGCCGCGAGGCTCTCTCCCGACGACCGACGCGTCGTCGCCAACCTCGAGCGTCTTCGGAAGATGGGGTTCTCGTGA
- a CDS encoding OmpA family protein: MTPGYAARFLVLGEDLPPIVASAFSVVGIASAAGAFVAWTHAMGANVTATTAAPAPSAPALALSSAPSASAAPGSSLAPAPAASAPGSASASVPGLGVKCPPLILGFNTESVYPSHAANPPLALLAKWLVAHPNATVVVDGHADSKGSDERNLRLSRNRAAFIGATLVGAGAPKARITIRAFGSYWPVDEAPPDASWNRRVVVQTKGDECPRDKEEVVEP, encoded by the coding sequence GTGACGCCAGGGTACGCCGCGCGGTTCTTGGTCCTCGGGGAGGACCTCCCCCCGATCGTGGCCAGCGCGTTCTCAGTCGTCGGCATCGCGAGCGCGGCCGGCGCCTTCGTGGCGTGGACCCACGCGATGGGCGCCAACGTCACCGCGACGACGGCGGCGCCGGCCCCCAGCGCGCCGGCGCTCGCGCTCTCGTCCGCGCCGTCCGCGTCGGCTGCTCCCGGTTCCTCTCTGGCGCCCGCGCCCGCGGCGAGCGCGCCTGGGTCAGCCAGCGCGTCCGTCCCAGGTCTGGGAGTGAAGTGTCCCCCTCTCATCCTGGGTTTCAACACGGAATCGGTGTACCCATCTCACGCCGCGAATCCACCGCTGGCGCTCCTCGCGAAGTGGCTCGTCGCCCACCCGAACGCGACCGTCGTCGTGGACGGGCACGCAGACTCGAAGGGCTCCGACGAGAGGAACCTGCGCCTCAGCCGAAATCGCGCAGCGTTCATCGGCGCGACGCTGGTGGGCGCGGGCGCCCCGAAGGCGCGTATCACGATCCGAGCCTTCGGCTCGTACTGGCCCGTCGACGAGGCGCCCCCGGATGCCTCCTGGAATCGCCGCGTGGTCGTCCAGACCAAAGGGGACGAGTGTCCACGCGACAAGGAGGAGGTCGTCGAACCATGA
- a CDS encoding VWA domain-containing protein, with product MPAILASFDPTVVLVELPADLGGWLPWLASPDLVAPVALSATAPDGSLSFYPFADFSPELAALRWAREAGVPVAAFDRPVGARTLPEPAEARGSPSLLDRLADGDGGDDVEQLWDTLVEARAPTSPEALRRAALSFGWLLRADSLHGGGISREDAAREAYMRACVARAAAQKGARVCAVVGAFHANALLAEPVLEAPPGALEDHVEYTDRIGALVPYDFELLDSRSGYPAGIRDPSLVQRAFEAFSAGETLDVALTPMLVDIAHDLRRRGHVASFADVREAARLSQDLATLRGLRSPGRRELLEAIETAMAQGEPLGRGRALARSLEAVLVGQRRGRLPADAPRAGLAVSVEALLDELGLPGERGPKTPKELTLDPERSPLDRRRAIVLAQLEACGVPYAERRGRGSGTGGARGEVENLTLRVSARYTPETAARLEIAGLFGATLEVAAEGTLRRSFAALVAAGNGVAEGWLDHLARAASAGLHGLAFELLDRLADTFVPAAGLAQLAVATMLVGRIDLGHVPGLPRGSGDGAARVFGRPLGTEREALLFAALRALAGAVGSENEQDVLAFRELLGLLAEQDLASLKHAITTFATEGSPLMVGAGMAARVLVGGEPPERFFSTFVSLFDRGTDAHAAKTRTATLRGALLLAGPIFEGHPGFAEEITDGLDRLEDTRFLQCLPSLRGGFDVLSAGDRQRLLEVLEAHAPGTGALDLAVSALDLEACARADFAGRRALEALGLAGVTSAPLARPGETPALEAHATAPRPLRVGQRLSLHDRLRLVLGRESPALDASAVRYARALDELYGQGHGEGSRGGGAGTGPSFPTARDWGDELGELFGEQVREEVLGRAAAGGQAGVLPLLDPETVTPSIELLEQILSLKGGLSDRDFVHLKLLAKRVVEALVKELAVRTAPALSGLATPRASRRRSGPLDLRRTIHQNLATAYLEGDTFRLAPRSFTFRARAKKSLDWRVVLVVDVSGSMEPSVLHSAMMAGILGNLPAVSTHFLAVSDKVVDLSFQAADPLELLLSVRIGGGTLLAKGLRHARSLLTVPSRSIVVLVSDFEEGGPVSELLTEVRALRDAGASLLGLAALGERSAPRFHRAIAEQVVTAGMPVAALSPLELARWVGERLRGTA from the coding sequence ATGCCCGCGATCCTCGCGTCGTTCGACCCGACGGTCGTGCTGGTGGAGCTCCCCGCCGATTTGGGCGGCTGGCTGCCGTGGCTCGCGTCCCCCGACCTCGTCGCGCCGGTGGCGCTCTCGGCGACCGCGCCGGACGGCTCGCTCTCGTTCTATCCCTTCGCCGACTTCTCGCCGGAGCTCGCGGCGCTCCGCTGGGCGCGCGAGGCGGGAGTCCCGGTCGCCGCTTTCGATCGGCCCGTCGGGGCGCGCACGCTGCCCGAGCCCGCGGAGGCGCGAGGGTCCCCGAGCCTCCTCGACCGACTCGCGGACGGCGACGGCGGCGACGACGTCGAGCAGCTCTGGGACACCTTGGTCGAGGCCCGCGCCCCCACGAGCCCCGAGGCGCTCCGGCGCGCCGCGCTCTCGTTCGGCTGGCTCCTCCGCGCCGACTCGCTCCACGGCGGGGGCATCTCGCGCGAGGACGCCGCGCGCGAGGCGTACATGCGGGCATGCGTGGCGCGCGCCGCTGCCCAGAAGGGCGCGCGTGTCTGCGCGGTGGTGGGCGCGTTCCACGCGAACGCGCTCCTCGCCGAGCCGGTGCTCGAGGCGCCCCCAGGAGCGCTCGAGGACCATGTAGAGTACACGGATCGAATCGGGGCGCTCGTGCCCTACGACTTCGAGCTGCTCGACTCGCGCTCGGGGTACCCGGCGGGGATCCGCGATCCTTCGCTCGTGCAGCGCGCGTTCGAGGCGTTCTCGGCGGGCGAGACGCTCGACGTCGCGCTCACTCCGATGCTGGTCGACATCGCGCACGATCTCCGCCGGAGGGGGCACGTCGCGTCGTTCGCCGACGTGCGCGAGGCCGCGCGCCTCTCGCAGGATCTGGCGACGCTCCGGGGCCTCCGCTCGCCCGGGCGGCGCGAGCTCCTCGAGGCGATCGAGACCGCGATGGCGCAAGGAGAGCCGCTCGGGCGAGGGCGCGCGCTCGCCCGCTCGCTCGAGGCGGTGCTGGTCGGGCAGCGGCGGGGCCGGCTCCCCGCCGACGCGCCTCGTGCCGGCCTCGCGGTGTCGGTGGAGGCCCTGCTCGACGAGCTCGGCCTCCCGGGCGAGCGGGGCCCGAAGACCCCGAAGGAGCTGACGCTGGATCCGGAGCGCTCACCGCTCGATCGGAGGCGCGCGATCGTGCTCGCCCAGCTCGAGGCCTGCGGTGTTCCGTACGCCGAGCGACGCGGGCGCGGCAGTGGGACGGGCGGCGCGCGCGGCGAGGTCGAGAACCTCACGCTGCGCGTGTCCGCGCGCTACACACCCGAGACCGCCGCGCGCCTCGAGATCGCGGGGCTCTTCGGGGCGACGCTCGAGGTGGCCGCCGAGGGTACCCTGCGGAGGAGCTTCGCGGCGCTCGTGGCCGCTGGAAATGGGGTCGCGGAGGGCTGGCTCGATCACCTCGCGCGGGCCGCGAGCGCGGGCCTCCACGGGCTCGCCTTCGAGCTCTTGGACCGCCTCGCGGACACGTTCGTTCCGGCGGCGGGCCTCGCCCAGCTCGCGGTGGCCACGATGCTCGTCGGCCGGATCGATCTCGGCCACGTGCCGGGCCTCCCTCGAGGCAGCGGCGACGGGGCCGCGCGCGTTTTCGGGAGGCCGCTGGGCACCGAGCGCGAGGCGCTCCTCTTCGCCGCGCTGCGCGCGCTCGCTGGCGCGGTCGGCTCGGAGAACGAGCAAGACGTGCTCGCCTTCCGCGAGCTCCTTGGGCTCCTCGCGGAGCAGGACCTCGCGTCACTGAAGCACGCGATCACGACCTTCGCCACGGAGGGCAGCCCGCTCATGGTGGGCGCGGGCATGGCGGCGCGGGTGCTCGTGGGCGGGGAGCCTCCCGAGCGCTTCTTTTCGACCTTCGTCTCGCTCTTCGATCGAGGCACCGACGCCCACGCCGCGAAGACCCGCACCGCCACTCTGCGGGGAGCGCTGCTCCTCGCGGGGCCCATCTTCGAGGGGCACCCGGGCTTCGCCGAGGAGATCACCGACGGCCTCGACCGCCTTGAAGACACTCGCTTCTTGCAGTGCCTCCCGTCGCTCCGGGGTGGGTTCGACGTGCTGTCGGCGGGCGATCGTCAGCGCCTGCTGGAGGTCCTCGAGGCGCACGCTCCAGGGACGGGCGCGCTCGATCTCGCCGTCTCGGCTTTGGACCTGGAGGCCTGCGCGCGCGCCGATTTCGCGGGGCGACGCGCGCTCGAGGCGCTCGGCCTCGCAGGCGTGACGAGCGCACCTCTCGCGAGACCGGGAGAGACCCCGGCGCTCGAAGCGCACGCGACCGCGCCACGACCGCTCCGCGTGGGCCAGAGGCTCTCGCTTCACGACCGCCTGAGGCTCGTGCTCGGACGCGAGTCACCGGCCCTCGACGCGAGCGCGGTGCGCTACGCGCGCGCCCTCGACGAGCTCTACGGCCAGGGACACGGAGAGGGCTCACGCGGCGGCGGGGCAGGGACCGGACCTTCGTTCCCGACGGCGCGCGACTGGGGAGACGAGCTCGGCGAGCTCTTCGGCGAGCAGGTCCGCGAGGAGGTGCTCGGCCGCGCGGCGGCGGGCGGGCAGGCGGGCGTGTTGCCCCTGCTCGACCCGGAGACCGTGACGCCGTCGATCGAGCTGCTCGAGCAGATCCTGTCGCTGAAGGGCGGGCTCTCGGACCGCGACTTCGTGCACCTGAAGCTCCTCGCCAAGCGCGTGGTCGAGGCCCTGGTGAAGGAGCTGGCGGTGCGGACGGCGCCGGCGCTCTCGGGGCTCGCCACTCCGAGGGCTTCGCGGCGCCGATCTGGGCCATTGGATCTGCGGAGAACCATTCATCAAAACCTCGCGACGGCCTATCTCGAGGGTGACACCTTCCGCCTCGCTCCGCGGAGCTTCACCTTTCGCGCGCGCGCGAAGAAGAGCCTCGACTGGCGCGTCGTCCTCGTCGTCGACGTGTCCGGCTCGATGGAGCCCTCCGTGCTCCACAGCGCGATGATGGCCGGCATCCTCGGCAACCTCCCGGCGGTCTCGACGCACTTTCTCGCGGTCAGCGACAAGGTGGTCGATCTGTCCTTCCAGGCCGCCGATCCGCTCGAGCTGCTCCTCTCGGTGCGCATCGGCGGCGGGACGCTGCTCGCCAAAGGCCTCCGGCACGCCCGGAGCCTCCTCACCGTGCCCTCGCGCAGCATCGTCGTGCTCGTGTCCGATTTCGAGGAGGGCGGGCCGGTGTCCGAGCTGCTCACCGAGGTGCGCGCCCTCCGAGACGCAGGCGCCAGCCTGCTCGGGCTCGCGGCGCTCGGAGAGCGCAGCGCTCCGCGCTTCCACCGCGCGATCGCCGAGCAGGTCGTCACCGCCGGCATGCCCGTCGCCGCGCTGAGCCCGCTCGAGCTCGCGCGGTGGGTCGGCGAGCGTCTGCGAGGGACGGCGTGA
- a CDS encoding AAA family ATPase — MQAPPAEVLYDDELRFLEAWDAGPRPRGFRLTAGAVVTFVMGSAGEALKLAPQARAASKKKEPVPQSLVIAPKFVGSRALVERCVITLAGERGLLLVGEPGTAKSMLSELLAAAISGTSALTVQGTAGTTEDQLRYGWNYALLLAKGPHKEAIVPSPVLTAMRKGALARIEEVTRCLPEVQDALVSILSDRRMAVPELSGDDPHVEHAAQGFNVIATANLRDRGVSEMSAALKRRFNFETVAPIADARDEVALVRARAAHVLERADTKLAVDDAVLEAIVTVFRDLRLGRTEEGYAVEKPSAVMSTAEAVSVASSIGISAAFLPSDRDLLGLVPGYLAGVVTKDDAKDHGRLLAYWDGAVKKRAERKDRVWQTLFELRGLLER, encoded by the coding sequence ATGCAGGCGCCCCCCGCCGAGGTCCTCTACGACGACGAGCTCCGCTTCCTGGAGGCCTGGGACGCCGGCCCGAGGCCGAGGGGGTTCCGCCTCACCGCGGGGGCCGTCGTCACGTTCGTGATGGGCTCGGCGGGCGAGGCGCTGAAGCTCGCGCCTCAGGCTAGGGCCGCGAGCAAAAAGAAGGAGCCCGTCCCGCAGAGCCTGGTGATCGCCCCGAAGTTCGTCGGCTCACGGGCGCTCGTCGAGCGCTGCGTGATCACCCTCGCGGGGGAGCGAGGGCTCCTCCTCGTGGGCGAGCCGGGCACGGCCAAGTCGATGCTCTCGGAGCTGCTCGCCGCGGCGATCTCGGGGACCTCGGCGCTGACGGTGCAGGGCACCGCCGGCACCACCGAAGACCAGCTCCGCTACGGCTGGAACTACGCGCTGCTGCTCGCCAAGGGGCCGCACAAGGAGGCCATCGTGCCCTCTCCGGTGCTCACCGCGATGCGCAAGGGCGCGCTCGCTCGCATCGAAGAGGTGACGCGCTGTCTCCCCGAGGTCCAAGACGCGCTGGTCTCCATCCTCAGCGATCGCCGCATGGCGGTGCCCGAGCTGTCGGGCGACGATCCGCACGTGGAGCACGCCGCGCAGGGCTTCAACGTCATCGCCACGGCCAACCTCCGCGATCGCGGCGTCTCCGAGATGAGCGCGGCGCTGAAGCGGCGCTTCAACTTCGAGACCGTGGCGCCGATCGCCGACGCGCGCGACGAGGTCGCGCTCGTGAGGGCGCGGGCCGCCCACGTCCTCGAGCGCGCCGACACGAAGCTCGCGGTAGACGACGCGGTGCTCGAGGCGATCGTCACGGTGTTCCGCGATCTGCGCCTCGGTCGCACCGAGGAGGGCTACGCGGTGGAGAAGCCGAGCGCGGTCATGAGCACCGCCGAGGCGGTCAGCGTGGCCTCTTCGATTGGCATCTCGGCGGCGTTCTTGCCGAGCGATCGCGATCTCCTGGGGCTCGTTCCGGGCTACCTCGCGGGCGTGGTCACCAAGGACGACGCCAAGGACCACGGGCGGCTGCTCGCGTATTGGGACGGCGCGGTCAAGAAGCGTGCAGAGCGCAAGGACCGCGTGTGGCAGACGCTCTTCGAGCTGCGCGGCCTCCTCGAGCGTTGA
- a CDS encoding DUF4132 domain-containing protein — MATKKSAGAVATSVATNGKKGAGRAKASAAGDAGERAPAAAPGASHDGFVDAGRGYALGLRDGTLICRNAKGQVLGSVPKDLRDGEVGEQLLAVVDFLKAHEREVSQTVEGWMLRSMPTPTAVLLAAWPDESYRRSLENLVVVVEPKATGEASVTGFLKGVDAKKGVGVVDLDGETIWTKAEAFVVPHPILLADLEELRGLAAELSFSQGQKQLFREVFTKPNELGPEQEEIASFRGGKFEQLSHARGAAKSLGYRTAGGWAACRVFEGGKTTEARFWLGGDDSMDEVVTEGLMWVDASGDTILVKDVPPIAFSEGMRMASAIYGKRAVEKKDEDDDA; from the coding sequence GTGGCTACCAAGAAATCCGCAGGGGCCGTGGCGACCTCGGTCGCTACGAATGGCAAGAAGGGCGCTGGTCGAGCGAAGGCGAGCGCGGCCGGTGACGCCGGGGAGCGCGCTCCGGCCGCAGCTCCGGGCGCCAGCCACGACGGCTTCGTCGACGCCGGCAGAGGCTACGCCCTCGGGCTGCGGGACGGGACGCTGATCTGCCGGAACGCGAAGGGGCAGGTCCTCGGCAGCGTCCCGAAAGACCTCCGCGACGGCGAGGTCGGCGAGCAGCTCCTCGCCGTGGTCGACTTCCTGAAGGCCCATGAGCGCGAGGTCTCGCAGACGGTCGAGGGTTGGATGCTCCGCTCGATGCCCACACCGACCGCCGTGCTCCTCGCGGCGTGGCCGGACGAGTCGTACCGACGCTCGCTCGAAAACCTCGTCGTCGTCGTCGAACCAAAGGCGACCGGGGAGGCCTCCGTCACGGGCTTCCTCAAGGGGGTCGACGCGAAGAAGGGAGTCGGCGTCGTCGATCTGGACGGCGAGACGATCTGGACGAAGGCCGAGGCGTTCGTCGTGCCCCACCCGATCCTGCTCGCCGACCTGGAAGAGCTCCGCGGTCTCGCCGCCGAGCTAAGCTTCTCGCAGGGCCAGAAGCAGCTCTTCCGTGAGGTCTTCACCAAGCCGAACGAGCTCGGCCCCGAACAAGAGGAGATCGCGTCGTTCCGCGGCGGGAAGTTCGAGCAGCTCTCGCACGCGCGCGGGGCCGCGAAGTCGCTCGGCTATCGGACGGCTGGCGGCTGGGCGGCGTGCCGTGTCTTCGAGGGTGGGAAGACCACCGAGGCGCGCTTCTGGCTCGGCGGAGACGACTCGATGGACGAGGTCGTGACCGAGGGGCTCATGTGGGTCGACGCCTCCGGAGACACGATCCTGGTGAAAGACGTGCCTCCGATCGCCTTCTCCGAGGGCATGCGAATGGCGAGCGCGATCTACGGGAAGCGCGCTGTGGAAAAGAAAGACGAGGACGACGATGCCTGA